One Rhododendron vialii isolate Sample 1 chromosome 2a, ASM3025357v1 genomic region harbors:
- the LOC131315680 gene encoding tRNA (guanine-N(7)-)-methyltransferase-like isoform X1, whose product MVTMLWIPWGKMLKNEVNPHISKTTRLPRKRFYRARAHSNPLSDSHFPVPVSPCHVDYSLHYPQLFQSDRTVNSKIQFADIGCGFGGLLISLSTLFPETLMIGMELRDKVTEYVKERILALRVENPGQYQNVSVVRTNSMKYIPNYFEKGQLSKMFFLFPDPHFKEKNHRRRVISPHLLDEYAYALCIGGIIYTITDVEELGEWMKACLEGHPMFEAVGDEELEADPVVNLLSSATEEGQKVARNGGQTFQAVYKRVVPSL is encoded by the exons ATGGTGACCATGCTTTGGATACCAT GGGGGAAAATGCTGAAGAATGAAGTGAACCCTCACATCAGCAAGACAACTCGTTTACCTCGGAAACGCTTCTATCGCGCAAGGGCCCACAGCAATCCACTAAGCGATTCCCACTTCCCGGTGCCTGTCTCCCCTTGCCATGTCGACTACTCCCTTCATTACCCTCAACTTTTTCAATCAGATCGAACCGTCAATTCCAAGATCCAATTTGCAGACATAGGCTGTGGTTTTGGAGGGCTTCTAATTAGTCTTTCAACTCTTTTCCCAGAAACCCTAATGATTGGGATGGAGCTAAGGGACAAGGTGACAGAATACGTGAAGGAGAGGATTTTAGCTCTGAGAGTGGAAAATCCTGGTCAATACCAGAATGTGTCAGTGGTTCGGACTAATTCCATGAAGTACATTCCCAATTATTTTGAGAAAGGACAGCTCTCGAagatgtttttccttttccctgaTCCTCATTTTAAGGAGAAAAATCATAGGCGTAGGGTGATAAGTCCACACTTGCTAGATGAATATGCTTACGCTCTTTGTATTGGTGGGATTATATACACAATTACGGATGTGGAAGAACTTGGCGAGTGGATGAAAGCTTGTTTGGAGGGGCACCCTATGTTTGAAGCAGTTGGGGATGAAGAACTTGAAGCCGATCCAGTTGTGAATCTCTTGAGTTCAGCCACCGAGGAAGGGCAGAAGGTTGCAAGGAATGGTGGACAAACTTTTCAAGCAGTTTATAAACGTGTTGTGCCGTCTCTTTGA
- the LOC131315680 gene encoding tRNA (guanine-N(7)-)-methyltransferase-like isoform X2, which yields MLKNEVNPHISKTTRLPRKRFYRARAHSNPLSDSHFPVPVSPCHVDYSLHYPQLFQSDRTVNSKIQFADIGCGFGGLLISLSTLFPETLMIGMELRDKVTEYVKERILALRVENPGQYQNVSVVRTNSMKYIPNYFEKGQLSKMFFLFPDPHFKEKNHRRRVISPHLLDEYAYALCIGGIIYTITDVEELGEWMKACLEGHPMFEAVGDEELEADPVVNLLSSATEEGQKVARNGGQTFQAVYKRVVPSL from the coding sequence ATGCTGAAGAATGAAGTGAACCCTCACATCAGCAAGACAACTCGTTTACCTCGGAAACGCTTCTATCGCGCAAGGGCCCACAGCAATCCACTAAGCGATTCCCACTTCCCGGTGCCTGTCTCCCCTTGCCATGTCGACTACTCCCTTCATTACCCTCAACTTTTTCAATCAGATCGAACCGTCAATTCCAAGATCCAATTTGCAGACATAGGCTGTGGTTTTGGAGGGCTTCTAATTAGTCTTTCAACTCTTTTCCCAGAAACCCTAATGATTGGGATGGAGCTAAGGGACAAGGTGACAGAATACGTGAAGGAGAGGATTTTAGCTCTGAGAGTGGAAAATCCTGGTCAATACCAGAATGTGTCAGTGGTTCGGACTAATTCCATGAAGTACATTCCCAATTATTTTGAGAAAGGACAGCTCTCGAagatgtttttccttttccctgaTCCTCATTTTAAGGAGAAAAATCATAGGCGTAGGGTGATAAGTCCACACTTGCTAGATGAATATGCTTACGCTCTTTGTATTGGTGGGATTATATACACAATTACGGATGTGGAAGAACTTGGCGAGTGGATGAAAGCTTGTTTGGAGGGGCACCCTATGTTTGAAGCAGTTGGGGATGAAGAACTTGAAGCCGATCCAGTTGTGAATCTCTTGAGTTCAGCCACCGAGGAAGGGCAGAAGGTTGCAAGGAATGGTGGACAAACTTTTCAAGCAGTTTATAAACGTGTTGTGCCGTCTCTTTGA